The following is a genomic window from uncultured Draconibacterium sp..
TCAGAAGCCAAAGGAGTTATAATGAAAATATACAAATGAATAAATAAATAAATAAAGCCCAGCATACAACAAGGTACATATTGCAGGGCGGGGTTCGGTGGTACGCCAATTGCGGATTCTCGTTTCGCAGTTCCGTGTCCTTCGGACAGGAACGCTCTTCGAAATCCGCAACGCCAAAGTGTACCAACAGTCAGTAGTAATTATTATGGACAACCCAATTACATGGACGGAAAAGCTTTATAAAGGACATTGGCTAATGGGCCTTGGTTATCGCGATTATATTGCTGCTCGCGTATTACTTAACAATCACTTGATAGTTCAAGGACTTACACTTGCGAGTACTTCAGTAGAAAAATATCTGAAGGCACTAATTGTATTTAATATCAAAGAAAGAGAAAAATATCATTATCATTTCGACAGATTTGAGAAACTGAAAGATCTTTTATGTAAAGTCAATAAAGATGTGACTGAAGAGTTTGATCCTTTTTTCTTAGAAATATTAGAAAACGCTTTTAAAATTAGATATTACGACAATATCAAACAACCAGTTTTTATGGGCTTTTTTATAAATCAATTTATTGGAGAGTTAGACTATACTATAGACTTTCTAGAAAATTTCGTTGCTAAAACAGAGAACGGTGGAGCGTCTATTTCAGCATACAATCGTGCGATTAAAAATAACAATCCACAGCTTTTTGAAAATAACTTTGTTTTAAGCAAAGAGAATAAGAAGGACTATATGGAAAAGCCTGATGTTGGATTTTCAATCATTATTCGAATTGGATCTGTAGTTCAAGAAGAAAAAATAGTAAAAGGTCGAAGTACTAAAAATAAATATGAAGGTCGAATATCCAAGTTCCCTGAGTTTTGCACTCCGCTCAACGATCAGTGTGCAATTCAGCCGGATTGACCCCGTTCTTTTCCGCCTGTTTCCCAATAATCGGAGACCGGAAAGTGAATAGACAGATTGCAGGATAAATACTGCATATTATTGGCGTGTGTCATGGCTAACCCCACTTCCCAAATGTGTAAAGCGTTTTTATTGGTGATAGAAAATTTAGGAATAATTTGAGAACATCATCGAAATTAGCTGCTTTTCTCAAAATTTTACTAAAACTGACAGTCTCAAAATACTTAAAAGGCTTATTGTTCTGGTAATTCAACCGGACTAAAATACTTTATCCATGTATTATCATTTTAAATCCAATTTCCGCTTGCAACAGTTTTGGCGGGTGCTTCCGAGGTACCTGCTTGTTACAAGCGGAGAACCTGCGGCCAGGCCCTTGCCGGGAGAAGTCCTGCGCAGGGGATAATCCATTATTTTTTTTCAATTTTCACTCCACGTTGCCGCAGCTGCGGCTTTACCCCATCAATTTACCGGATACTACTTTTTTCACTTCACGCTGTTTGGATTCGAACAGAGGCGAGGAAGGTATTGCCTGGTTTTTGGGGAGGCCCGGCGGTACGGGGAGATTTGTATCAATTAAAAAACAACAAATTATGTCGATATTATATTCAAAAATTCAACGGGTAAACCCACGCAACCCACAAGCCGACCGGAAATGGTACCTGGTACCCAACCGCGTGGAACAAAAAACAGAAAAGGAGATTGCTGAAGCTTTAAGTAAAAACACCACTTTAAGCCGTGGTGAAGCAGTCCTGGTTTTAGATGAGCTGCAAGCGGTGATCCAGAATTCCCTGCTCGATGGCTACTCGGTGCAAATGGGCGACTGGGGTTCGTTTCAGCTCACGTATAACTGCACCGGCACGGATACCGAAGCGGAATGTACGGCCGATAAAATTACATCGGTAAACATCCGTTTCCGCCCCGGAAAACAGATGAAAGAGGCGCTGTCTAATGCAACCTTTGTAGCCCGCTAGTATTCACTTAATCCTTCTCGATCACAACCTCCCGACAGTTTGTTGAGAGGTTGTTTTTGTTGCCTGGAATTCATCAAGATCTTTTCCGAAAATCTTCATGTTCTTTTCTGAAGATCTTCTTGTTCTTTTTCGAAAATCTTCTTCATGAAGTTTGGAAATCTTCTTCATGTTTTAGTGGAAAGTTCTTGAAGAATTTACCCCGGTTGGATTTGTGGCCGGGAATAGCAGTAAAAAGAAGAAAGAATGGCTATAGAAAAGCTTGATTTTTCTATTCTTTGGTTTTATGTTCTTTAGGATGGATTCATATAAGTTTTACTTCTGGTAAAATTGTTTTTGAAAGAACCTGGCTTAGAAACAAGTAAACCCCATAATTTTACTTTTACAACTTTCGCTTACGTTGATCTGCGATCAGGAGTGTTCGGAAGAATTGAACCCGTTTTTACCCTGCCTGTTCCTCAATTAATCGGAGACCAGAATATGAGTAGACAGATTTTAGAATAAATACCGAACGCCCTCGGCATCCTTTGATTGGAATTACGTCTTTTCCGTTATTTTTCAAATATTACCCACAACAGTGTGTCTATCAGTCAACAAGTCTTGTTTTGATTCTTTATTATGCTAACTTTAAAGTCCAAATAAAAACCTTAGCCGTTGAATATGTACCCTGAAATAGCTGTAAAAAAGATATTAAGCATAATATGTGTTGTTATACCTCCATTTTGGGCGGATAACAACACTTCAAAATTGATATAATGAATATGACATCATTTGGGGTACACAATAGTTATGCATTAAACCACTAACAAACTAAAATCTATCATGGAAAACCTAATACAAAAAATTCAAAACCTTGATTGGGAAGAACTCAATTTTGAAAATGGATCATAATTCAGATACAAATGAAAAAAATAACACTTCTAGCGGTTTTAGTATGTTCAGTTTCAATTGGACATACACAAAACCTTCAGACGATTACTGACAATGGCAATCTTACAACTAATGAAATCAGTATCAAAGGGGATGATAAACCTGTATCAGTTTCCTTAACCAACCATCATTATTCAGGAAACCCAATCGGGGCTCAACTTGGAGCTTGGTCAGGGTTTGGTACCGCAGGAATCAAGTTTCATAGATGGCGTGGTTCCTCAACTTATTTTCACGTAGCATATGTCGGACAGGTCAGTTATAATGGTGATTACGGTTTGGATTTTAGGACAAATAGCGTAAGTACTCTAACTGATGCTACAACCTCAAGGATGTTCATTAGTAGCAATACTGGAAATATTGGGATAGGCGTTACAGCACCACAAGAAAAGCTACATATTAAGAATGGAAATACCTTAATAGAAATGGACAGTCGATATGGGAATGATCCTAAAATTTTATTTCAGAATGAAGGCACAGGAGCAAACCCGTATCAAACATTTTATAGATGGACTGGTATTGCAAATAATTATTATGCAACTCGTTTTTACGAAGGAGGAAATCAAGGGTTCAAAATTCAAAATGGTAATTCAACCACCTATGGAAATCATACTTTTACAGATGCTTTCGTACTTCTAAAAAATGGAAATGTAGGAATAGGTATTTCATCACCAACTCAAAAACTTCAAGTCGCAGGAACGATCTATTCAACTGAGGTAAAAGTTGAACTTGCTGCTAGTCAAGGGCCGGATTATGTTTTCGAACCCGATTATGAACTACGAACTCTTCACGAAACCAAGGAATACATAACCGAAAATAAACATCTTCCTGAAATCCCATCAGCAAAAGAGATGGAGATAAATGGGGTCGAACTTAGTGATATGAATATGCGGCTTTTGAAGAAGATCGAGGAACTTACGCTCTATCAGATTGAACTGATGGAAAAACTCGAACAACAGAACATAGAACTACAGGATGTAAAAAAGGAACTGCAAAAGTTGAAGAAATAAAAGAAATATAACAAATGTATAGTGAATGAGCTTACGAGCTCTTTTCAAATGACTCTACAACCCCATACTTTCGAGCGATTGGAAAGTGTGAGTGCACTCAACGTACATAGTCGGTCTACTGCCAGGAAAAAGATTGACTGGCACCTGGAATACATCGGAAACAAACTGGCCGAATACCGCAAAATACTGGACGAAAGCGATGGCGATAAAAAGCAAGAGATTAAAAACGAAATTGAAAAGCAAAACCAACGAAAGGTGGAGTATGAAAAATAAAACAAGAGTTAAAAGAATCGGGACAAAGACAAATCTTGACCTTCAGCGAATAGTCAATATTATGTTGTTTATATGGATATTGAGAATAAAAACCGAATATCCTACAAAATATTGAAAACCACCAATACTGAAATCCTTTCTCTGTAACGTTTTATAAAGCTATATCTTATTGCCCGGTAAATGCTTCTTAAAAGAAATGCTATAAGAGATTGTTTCAAAAAACAAACTCTAATTGAATCAAAAAAATATTAATTAAATAAAAATTAAAATGAAAAAAATAATTTTATTAATGATGCTACTGGGAATTTTTAATTCCATTAATGCCCAATACATTGCCCGATACAGAGATGGAATATATGATGGTAAATATATTCACGGAGTGAATAATTCAGGTACTTCAGCACAATCTGGTGACCCCTCATATAGAGAATTGCCTCCTAGCATTTCGGAAGGTGTTTACTGTTGGTGGAACTATGCCTCATCCGTTGGAGAACCATCTGATTCCTTTGGAGCTGCAATAGGTTTTGGAAAAGGAACATCTGGCACTGCTGAAATTTGGGCAGGTTGGACAAATGGGAGGCTTTTTACAAGATTTCTCAGAGACTGTTGCCAAGGATGGTCTGAGTGGAACCAAATTTGGACGGCCAATACTGATGGTGCTAATTCCGGTCTGGATGCAGACTTGGTTGATGGACATCAGCCAGTACTCATCCAAAGCTCTGGAAATGTAGGTATTGGGACAGCTGACCCTAAAAACAGGCTTTCTGTAAATGGTACTATCTGGGCAAAAGAAGTTAAAGTTACTTTGGCTGATGCTGCTGATTGGGTATTTGATGATGATTATGAGTTAAAACCATTGGACGAAGTTGAGAATTTTATCAACGACAATAAGCACTTGCCAGATGTTCCTTCTGCTGAGGAATTTCGTGAAAAAGATATGAATCTTGCAGAGATGAATAACGTTTTACTCCAGAAAGTTGAGGAGTTAACTTTATATCTAATTAAACAGAATAAATTAAGTAAGACTCAGCAAGAAAAAATAGAATTATTAGAAAAAAAAGTTAGTTCTCTGGAAAAGAAATAAAAGCTCATGATTCGGGGTGTGAATTTTTGGTATGTAGGTAGTTTTTTAGGTCACGTTCCACTCCTTGAGATTTCATGCCACCATAGTTCCAACATTAAATCGGGGCAAAGACAAATCTCAACCTCCGATACTGACACCCGCCGCCAGATTATGCGCAACAATATTACCAAGGTAGTCTATTCGTCCCAACCTCAGGCGATGTATAAAACAACATTCCCATCGGATACAAGATAAACAATGCGAATGATAAAAAGGCTATGGAGACAATGCTCAGAAACAAAAACAAAACAAGTGTTTTTTCTAATTGTATTCTATTTTTGACTTTTAAAGCTATTTTTAAGTCAAAGAAACCAAATACTCAAGATTACGATGAAAACAAGCTATTACAAAAAACGCCTCACAAAGCGTGTTATATACTTCTTTAATATCGCTCCAGAAGTGGGTTTTTAGACAGACTGCTGTAGTAAGCTTTTGTCCCAGATCATTGTAGTTGAATTGAAAAATATTGTTAAATTAAATAGATAAATAAATGAAAAAGGTATTGATCTTTATTTTATTGATTGCATCAGTTTCTATTGTAGAAGGACAACAATGGAATGGTAGTTCTGATGTAAATGGTGATATTAATAGAAATGGAAATGTAGGGATTGGAACATCTAATCCTAGTCAGAAATTAGATGTAAATGGATTTCTTAACGTTGGCGGAACTGCGTATACAAGAATGGTTTTTGCCTATAATAATTGGTCTGGTTCGCATGGAATTCTATTTAATGCATATCCAAGTTCACCATTCGTAAATGGTAATTTAGAATCTTTGGGTAACACTAAATTTGCAAATGATGTAGGGAACTATTCTGGTGGTGCAGGGGCCGTGATGTTTTTCGGAAATGGAGGCGTTATGGATTTTCTTATTTCTCCGCTATCAACTGGAAAAGATAATGATATTGAATGGGGTGACCCTAAGCTTAGAATATCAAGGAATGGAAATATTGGTATTGGAACAAGTGCTCCGACTCAAAGGTTAGAAGTGAACGGAAACATTACTGCAAGATCAAGTGATTATGTCCAAATGTCAGTTGATCAGACTGATGCTGGAAAAATATCAGTAGGAGTTACAAGTGGCACGGCAGATGGTTTTATTGGGGTTTCAACTAATGCTTCATTTAATCCAAATCTTAAATTTTTACTTGGAGGATCTGAGAAAATGAGAATTACTTCGAAAGGAGATGCTGTAATATATGGAAAATTAGAGGCTAAAGAGATAAAAGTACAGTTACAACCAACCGCTGATTTTGTTTTTGATGAAGATTATGATTTAAAAGAAATTAGCGAAGTTGAGTTATTTATAAATAAGAACAAACATTTACCAGATTTTCCTTCGGGAAAAGAGATTAGAGAAAATGGCGTGAATCTTGGGCAAATGGATGCAAAACTATTGCAAAAAATTGAGGAGTTGACTTTATATATGATCGAGCAAAATAAAAGAATTGAGAAACTAGAAAATGAAAATTCAGAACTTATGAGAAAAGTTAAAAAATTAGAAGCAGCACAATAGGCAATAATTTGTAACAATGCATAATTATAAACATATGAGAAAGAAGATATTATTAATCATTCTAGTCGGAATAAGTTTTGGAATAAAAGCACAGGAAAAAATACAAACAGAAGTAGGACTTAAAGACGATTTTATTTATAAAAATGGAAGCATCGGGATTGGAACGACTAATCCTCAAGCTAAATTGCATATAAATGGAAGTTTGATGTTAAATAATGGAGTAATTCAACGTGGTGGAACACCTATAATAATTACAACAGACTTAGGCTTATACTCACATCTTTCTGGACATTGGATTAGAATTGTTAGTAATAATGCACCTATTCGATTTTTTACAGATATTGGAAATGGAGGAGCAGGAAAGAATGTTAAAATGTCAATTGAATCTAATGGAAGTGTGGGAATTGGAACAACAGTTACTGGCTCGCATAAATTAGCCGTTGAAGGCTCCATTGGAGCTAGAGAAATAAAAGTTGAGTCGTCAGGCTGGTCAGATTATGTTTTTGATGATAATTACAAATTACAGGACATAAAAGACTTAGAAAATCATATAAAAGTGAACAAATGTTTGCCCAATATACCAACAGAAGAAGAGGTAACTAAAGAAGGAATTAACCTTGGAGAAATGGATGCAAAACTATTGCAAAAGGTTGAAGAGTTGACATTGTATTTAATAGAGCAAAATAAGGAAATAGAAAGAATGAAAGAGGAAATTAGATTATTAAAAGCGGATGATAAATAGAAGACCATAACACGGCAAAATAAAATATGAGGGTTTTGGGATGTGAAGTTGCCGTGATTCTATAACTGCCCAATGTTTTTTTAGGAAGCTATCTATTATTAATCTTAGTCCCTGTCTTTAGGCATCTGTGTTCTGAAAAAGAGCGTACTATTTCAATCCTCGTACAGTTCATATGCTCAATCCGTTATAAAAAATAGTCGAGGAACATTGCTGCAAATAGAAACAGAGGATAAAAGTTACTAAACATGAAAACACTATTAATTATTCTTTTAACTTTATTAGTGGTTAAAACTACTTTTGGACAAGGATTTTGGAACAAATCAGCTACCATACGTAGTGATGGAGTGATGGAAATTGGAAAATATATTGATTTTCACGAAACGAATTCTGATCCTAATGATTACAGTATTAGATTATATTCCAATAATGGAATATTGGGATTAAATGGATCGTTTAATATTTATGGTGATTTAAATTTATCTTCAGGATTAATTACATCAAACAAACTATTATTAAATGATCCAAACGATATAGACAATTGGAATAATCTATGGCAATGTGGCTTTTTTCAAGGATATAATATCGTCAATGCACCCGAATCAAGCGGATGGTTTTGGGGCATAAATATGGGACATAATGGTAATAGTTCTACATATAGATATAATGGTCAAATTGCGATTAAAAATAGTCCTACTTCGCCAACAATGTATTTCCGAAGTACAAATAAAGATGGAGAAGGTGATTGGGCAAAATTATTGATAAATAATGGAGATTTTTCTAGTTTAACAGGTAATACCCTACTCCTAAATGACCCAAACAATATAGACAATTGGAACAATCTGTGGCAATGTGGCTTTTACCAAGGATATAATATCGTCAATGCACCTGAATCAAGCGGATGGTTCTGGGGCATAAATATGGGACATAATGGTAATAGTTCCACACATAAACATAATGGTCAAATTGCGATTAAGAATGATTATGATTCGCCAACTATGTATTTTAGAAGCACTGCTGAATCCGGCGAGGGAGTTTGGGCAAAAGTTTTAAATGATAATGGTAATCAACAAATAAATGGCAATTTAACTGTAGCTGGAAAGTTATTATCCAGAGAAGTTAAAGTTACAATTGATGCCGGTGCTGATTTCGTATTTAAAGCCAATTATGAGCTTAAAGATTTAGATCATTTAGAAAATTTTATTAAAAAAAACAAACATTTACCTGATATTCAAACTGAAAAAGAAATGATTGAGAATGGACTAAATATAAATGAATTCAAATTAAACTATTGCAAAAAATTGAGGAGTTGACTTTATATACAATTGAACAGAATAAAAAGATAAAAGATTTAGAAGATATAATTCAACGAAATGACCTCAAATGAAGAGCAACATTTTATAACACTCAATATCTGTAAGCAGAGAAGTGTGGGAGAGTTTAACTCTTGTACAGTTTCCCAAAAATCGCAATGGTTTGATAATTTAGAGCTTCAAAATCCCTACCTCTGTGTATTGTCAACTGTAAGACTGTCTGAGACCTAATTTTTTGAATGAATTATTAGCTACTTTGAAGGAAATGAAATATTGAAACCTCAACCGGTTAATTTTACTTTTTAGACAGACTGCCATTGTAAGCAGTTGCACAGAGGCCTCTCATTTACTATTGAATTATTGTTAAACCAAATAGATATAAAAAACATGACAAAAAAAATAAAATTATTATGTCTGTTAATAATACTCGTTTTTCCTAATTTATTAGCACAGACGACAAAAACTTTAACTCTATCATCAGGGGAAGGATGGTACCGAATTTTAGAAGGGACAACTAGAGCAAGCGGTATTTTAAGATTGTCTGGGACTAGCGGAAATAACAGAGCAACAAATATTACAATGGAAGTTTCCTTAATGGCATATTCTCAAGGTGGTAATATTAATATCATAAATAATTTATATTACAACTCTAATCACATTAAAGAGATTCGAGGAGGTAGTAGTAATGGCAAATATGTACTCGATGTGTATTTTGAATATATAACTACTCCAAGTAATTTGAATGTTGAAACAGATGGAACCAATTTAACAATCTTGGATAATCCAATATTTAATCCAACTGATGACTTAAAGGGTAAAGTTACTACTTCAGGACGTGTGATTAGTATTAAAAGTACAAGGTATCCAATTTATTTAGCAAATTATGTTGGAATTGGAACTACAAATCCTTCTGAAAACTTACATGTGAATGGCCTAATTAAGATTCCAACTGCAAATAGTACAGATAATAATTCACCAGGAATTGTTTGTCTTAGTAATGACGATTTTTTATATGATGGAGATTATATAAATCATTATGGTTTTGGGTTTCATAAATATACACAATCTACTGTCCAAAATGGCATAAATACATATGTGTCAGGCTATTTTGGCATTGATTTATTTACTGGTGGAAATAATAGATTAAGAATAGCTAAAGATGGAAATGTTTTAGTAGGAAAAACATACCAAATTAATTCTAAATATAAGCTAGATGTAGCAGGTTCTATTAGAGCAAATGAAATAAAAGTTAATTTAGATGGAGCTGATTTTGTTTTCGAACCAGATTACAGATTAAAACCTTTAAATGAAGTTGAATCATACATTAAAGAAAATAAACGACTGCCTGAGATTGCTTCTGCAGACGAGATGAATAAAGAAGGAGCTGATTTAGGCGAATTAAACACTAAACTATTGCAAAAAATTGAAGAATTGACTCTTTATATGATTGAAATGAATAAAGAAGTGAAAGCTCTTAAAAATGAAAATTCAAAACTTATGGGAAAAGTTAAAAAATTAGAAGCAGTGCAATAAGCAACAATTTGTAACAACGCATAATTATAAACATGAAACAATTATTTAAATTCTTAATTTTATTAGTTTTTTTAACCCATCAGATGGATGTTAAATCTCAAGATATATTTTCAAGAATATATTTAATTTCAAATCAAGATCAAATTCAATTTAATATTCCAAATGAAAACAGATATTGGATTATGTCTAAACCTTCACATAATTACGCATTTGCATTATATAGTCCTGATGATGGGAATTGGTTTACTCATTGGAAAACGGGAAGCGGAGATATGGTAATGAACCGTGGCAGTTTAGGAATAAATATTTCGCCAAATGCAAAATTGCACGTAGGATCTAATGAGAATGATGGAATATTTATTGGAAAACCAAATGATAATTTTGGATTAGATGGGGGAAGCTACAGTATTAAATTTTATGGTTATCGGGATATAATATCGAACGTAACTTCCGCGAAAATTTCCGCAGAAAGAACAAATGTTTGCTGTAATTGGCTATATCAAGGTACTGATTTAGTTTTTTATACGACAAATGCTATAACAACAGCAAACTCTGATAATTCTATTGAACGAATGCGAATTAAAGATAATGGAAATATTGGTATTGGAACAGATTTATCTTCAAATCCAAATAACTATAAACTAGCGGTAAATGGAACAATTGGAGCAAAAGAAATAAAAGTAGAGACTACTAGTTGGCCTGATTATATTTTTGATGATAATTATAAATTAAGCTCAATACAAGAGGTTGAAAATTATATAAATGAAGAAAATCACTTGCCTGGTATTCCTTCTTCAAAAGAGGTAGAGGATCAGGGGATTAGTCTTGGGGAAATGGATGCTAAGTTGCTTCGAAAGATAGAAGAGCTAACCTTGTATTTAATTGAGCAAAATAAATTAAATCAAATACTTCAAAAAAGAGTTAACCAATTGGAAAAAGAAATGAGTACTTTGAGAACGCAATGAAAGACAATAACAATGGCTAACACCCAATATGCCTACCGGAGGCGCAACATAGGCATACTGGGCATAGGTTTTACTCTGGTCACAAGCTGAAAAAATAGTATAAATAAATAAACTTATGAAAAAAGCAATTTTAGTTCTATTATTAATACTTGGAATTACTCTCAATATTAAAGCACAAGATGAAACTATTAATGGAAATCTAACAGTTAAGAGTTCAATAAAATTAAGAAAAAGTGATGATTCAGGAACGGCTGGGTTAGCTTTAAGTGGGACTGGAAGCTATATACATGTAGCAGGAGCAGGTTTAATTTCCCGTACAAATAATCAACAGGACTTAGGAATTAATGGTTGGAGATTTAGAAGTCTTTGGCTAGGAAGTGATGCTTATATTGCTGGAAAAGTAGGAATTGGAACTTCTTCTGCACTGGAAAAGCTTGATGTGCGAGGAACAATTAGAGTTATACCATCGTCAAATAATCATTCTCTCCTCCTAGATCGAATTGGAGGTAAAGCAACAATAAAGGCTATAAATAGCAGCTCAAATGGAAGTATGGTTATAGATCCAGCCAGCGATGGAGATGCTATTTATTTAGGTCATTATGTAAATTCAAATACATATATTTCATCAGGAGGTGGGAAAGTGGGAATTGGTACTTCTTCTGCTCGTGAAAAGCTTGATGTGCGAGGAACTGTTAGAGTTATACCGTCATCAAATAATTATTCTCTTCTTCTAGATCGAATCGGAGGTAAAGCTACAATAAAGGCTATAAATAGCAGCTCAAATGGAAATATGGTCATAGACCCAGCTAGCGATGGAGATGCTATCCTTTTAGGTCATTATGTAAATTCAAATACATATCTTTCAACAGGAGGTGGACAAGTAGGTATAGGAACAACAAAAGTTGGCTCACATAAATTAGCTGTTGAAGGCTCTATTGGAGCTAGAGAAATAAAAGTTGAGTCGTCAGGCTGGTCAGACTTTGTTTTTGATGAAGAATATGAATTAAAAAGTTTAGATGAGATAGAGAAATTCATAATTGCCAATAAGCATCTACCAGATATTCCAAGTGAAGCTGAAGTTGGAAAAAAAGGAATTAATTTAGGTGAAATGGATGCTAAATTACTTCAGAAAATTGAAGAATTAACTCTATATCTGCTTGAGATGAAAAAAGAATTATCCGAAGTAAAAGAGAAGAATTTAGCTTTAGAAGAAGAAATAAAAGCCATAAAAGGAAATTAAAAGTTCATAGCGCATTTTGCCCTCAGGTTTTGAGGGTTAGTGAAATCTTCTAACTTTAGTGTTTAAATTCGGTTGTAGCGGTTCGGAAGGGAGGACAAAAACAATACTGGGGCACAACGATTTTACTGCCTTTTACGATAAAGGCTACCACGCAGGCAGCGAACTTGCCATAGCCGATATGCCCGGTATACCGGCAATTGTTACCATTCCCCCGTTTTCAGGAGCTTCGTATGCTTCTGACATCAGGAACGATGTGGAACATTTTACTACGACCCGAAAACTGATACCTACCCTTGCCTGCAAGGACACACCCTAAAAACTACCGGCTACTGGCACCATGCAAAAAATGGTGCCGGAGAAACAGCCTATCGTTTCCGCAACTACACAACACCAAAATGCAAAAGCTGTGAGGTCGGTCCCCTGTGCACAAAATCGACAGTAAATGGAAAACAGGTCAGGCGAAGTGAGTTTGCCGACAACATTGAAAACAACAAAAAACGCGTTCAGAACAGCGAAAAGCTATACAAACGACGGCAAGCCATTGTCGAATATCCCTTCGGTACCATTAAACGTCAGTGGGGATTCTGCTACATTATCACCAAAAAGTATATCGAAAGGGCTGAAGCCGACTTTGGCTTGATTATGACGGCCTACAACCTCAGAAGAATAATCAATATTGTGAGCATGACGGAATTAGAAAAATATATGATAAGTATTTTTACTGATTTCTGTTCAATTTTTACGCATTTAAAGCTATTTTTAAGCCACAGAAACCAAATACTCAGAATGACTATGAAAACCTATTATAAAAACCGCTTCTCAAAACGTTTTATAAGCCTCAATTA
Proteins encoded in this region:
- a CDS encoding HU family DNA-binding protein, giving the protein MSILYSKIQRVNPRNPQADRKWYLVPNRVEQKTEKEIAEALSKNTTLSRGEAVLVLDELQAVIQNSLLDGYSVQMGDWGSFQLTYNCTGTDTEAECTADKITSVNIRFRPGKQMKEALSNATFVAR